The following are from one region of the Corylus avellana chromosome ca1, CavTom2PMs-1.0 genome:
- the LOC132186795 gene encoding rust resistance kinase Lr10-like produces the protein MPSLVLVALPTKFMPSISIVTSQRPSYLVQRACRGCEVKGKRCRLKNNKSETECGPKINKGALSKSAITGVIMGSFLLLLALCALYRFYTYDKVEKKHQANIEKFLEDYRNFRPTRYSYADIKRITNQFTKKLGEGSYGIVFKGKFSNEIYVAVKILNTSKGNGEEFINEVGIMGRIHRINVVRLVGFCADGFRRALVYEFLPNDSLEKLISSSAAKNSILNWDKLQDIALGIAKGIEYLHQGCDQRILHFDIKPHNVLLDQNFNPKISDFGLAKLCSKEQSAVSMTTTRGTVGYIAPEVFSRNFGNVSSKADVYSFGILLLEIVGGRKNVDVIIDNSSQVYFSEWIYNLLEEKEDIRIFVEDDRDAKIAKKLAIVGLWCIQWHPADRLSMKDVVQMLEGEGDKLTMPPNPFASAGPLKINANIPTKRLHHELEVIPELE, from the exons ATGCCATCTCTTGTCTTAGTGGCCCTACCCACCAAGTTTATGCCTTCTATAAGTATAGTGACATCACAACGGCCCTCATATCTTGTACAAAGAG CGTGCAGAGGCTGTGAAGTGAAAGGCAAGAGATGTAGATTGAAGAACAATAAATCAGAAACTGAGTGCGGCCCCAAAATTAATAAAG gtGCATTATCAAAGTCGGCGATTACTG GTGTCATCATGGGTTCATTTCTATTACTACTAGCTCTTTGTGCTCTTTACCGTTTTTATACATACgacaaagtagaaaaaaaaCATCAAGCAAATATTGAAAAGTTTTTGGAGGATTACAGAAATTTCAGACCCACGAGATACTCGTATGCCGATATTAAAAGGATTACAAATCAATTTACTAAGAAGTTGGGCGAAGGATCATATGGAATAGTATTCAAAGGAAAGTTTTCCAATGAAATTTATGTTGCAGTGAAGATCCTCAACACTTCCaaaggaaatggagaagaattcaTAAATGAAGTAGGTATAATGGGTAGGATCCATCGCATTAACGTGGTTCGCTTAGTTGGCTTTTGCGCTGATGGATTTAGACGAGCTTTAGTTTATGAGTTCTTACCAAATGATTCACTAGAAAAGCTCATATCTTCATCGGCCGCTAAGAACTCTATCCTTAATTGGGATAAGCTGCAAGATATTGCTCTTGGTATAGCGAAAGGAATTGAATATCTTCACCAAGGATGCGACCAACGAATCCTCCATTTTGATATCAAACCTCACAATGTTTTGCTAGACCAGAACTTCAATCCAAAAATATCTGATTTTGGACTTGCCAAGTTGTGTTCAAAGGAGCAAAGTGCAGTGTCCATGACCACAACAAGGGGGACTGTGGGTTACATTGCACCCGAAGTattctctagaaattttggaAATGTGTCTTCTAAAgcagatgtttatagttttggaatATTGTTACTTGAAATAGTTGGAGGGAGGAAAAATGTTGATGTTATAATTGATAATTCCAGCCAAGTCTACTTTTCAGAATGGATCTATAATCtcttagaagaaaaagaagacatACGAATCTTTGTTGAGGATGATAGAGATgctaaaattgcaaagaaactagCAATTGTAGGACTCTGGTGCATCCAATGGCACCCAGCAGATCGTCTTTCCATGAAAGATGTAGTTCAAATGTTGGAAGGAGAAGGAGATAAATTAACTATGCCTCCCAATCCCTTTGCTTCTGCAGGCCCACTAAAAATTAATGCAAATATACCTACAAAACGTCTACACCATGAGTTGGAGGTCATCCCAGAATTAGAATAA